A window of the Agrococcus jejuensis genome harbors these coding sequences:
- a CDS encoding aggregation-promoting factor C-terminal-like domain-containing protein has product MFSRTDAPARRTRTRGIVSIAALVAASAFVAVSIVDPNVASYAEDSGLASENQLAQGIGEVTGSGDAVQRDDLVVESPTPTPTPTPTPTAAASTGSSSASTYVLPAVAAPDPGSAQAIARDMVLARGWGDDQYQCLYLLWQRESNWNVYAHNVSSGAYGIPQSLPGSKMATAGADWQTNPATQITWGLGYIAGRYSTPCGAWAHSQSVGWY; this is encoded by the coding sequence ATGTTCTCTCGTACCGATGCCCCTGCGCGCCGCACGCGGACGCGCGGCATCGTCTCGATCGCTGCGCTCGTCGCCGCGAGCGCCTTCGTGGCCGTCTCGATCGTCGACCCGAACGTCGCGTCGTACGCCGAGGACAGCGGCCTCGCGAGCGAGAACCAGCTCGCGCAGGGCATCGGCGAGGTCACGGGCTCCGGCGACGCCGTGCAGCGCGACGACCTCGTCGTCGAGAGCCCCACGCCGACCCCGACGCCCACACCGACGCCGACGGCCGCGGCATCCACCGGATCCTCGTCGGCCTCGACCTACGTGCTGCCAGCCGTCGCCGCACCCGACCCGGGCTCGGCGCAGGCCATCGCCCGCGACATGGTGCTCGCGCGCGGCTGGGGCGACGATCAATACCAGTGCCTCTACCTGCTGTGGCAGCGCGAGTCGAACTGGAACGTCTACGCCCACAACGTCTCGAGCGGTGCGTACGGCATCCCGCAGTCGCTGCCCGGCTCGAAGATGGCCACGGCGGGCGCCGACTGGCAGACGAACCCCGCCACGCAGATCACGTGGGGCCTCGGCTACATCGCCGGCCGCTACTCCACGCCCTGCGGCGCGTGGGCGCATTCGCAGTCCGTCGGCTGGTACTGA
- a CDS encoding AI-2E family transporter: MRVKGAFQIGLLGGLGVLLAIAIAGAVGQISSVLVYAFAAIFLALGVDPIVQFLTRHRFPRWLAVLTVIVAILGAFVGIVFLIVPRIVDQFSTLIQGVVATFQAGLLDDVLDWAQTTFPGVDWQGMIDDTLQALQDPNTYASLPPQLGSVVTTVIGAVGATVAALFGGFIVLVLMLYFMGSLPALKSAMYRLVPASKRPTFIRIAEQIMSAVGKFVTGQFALGLCNGILSFVMLSIVGSELAVVYAFIAFLASTIPLVGTITASVTISLLVLLLDGPQTALPVAIYYAVYMQFEAYVLSPQIMNRAVKVPGVVVVLAALTGGTLLGILGALVAIPVAAAIQLILKEVVIPRQDAL, encoded by the coding sequence ATGAGGGTGAAGGGTGCATTCCAGATCGGCCTGCTCGGCGGGCTCGGCGTGCTGCTGGCGATCGCGATCGCCGGTGCGGTCGGGCAGATCTCGTCCGTGCTCGTCTACGCCTTCGCCGCGATCTTCCTCGCCCTCGGCGTCGACCCGATCGTGCAGTTCCTCACGCGCCACCGCTTCCCAAGGTGGCTCGCGGTGCTCACGGTCATCGTCGCCATCCTCGGCGCGTTCGTCGGCATCGTCTTCCTCATCGTGCCGCGCATCGTCGACCAGTTCTCGACGCTGATCCAGGGCGTCGTCGCGACGTTCCAGGCCGGCCTGCTCGACGACGTGCTCGACTGGGCGCAGACGACGTTCCCGGGCGTCGACTGGCAGGGCATGATCGACGACACCCTGCAGGCGCTGCAGGACCCCAACACGTACGCGTCGCTGCCGCCGCAGCTCGGCAGCGTCGTCACGACCGTCATCGGCGCAGTCGGCGCCACGGTCGCCGCGCTCTTCGGCGGCTTCATCGTGCTCGTGCTCATGCTCTACTTCATGGGCTCGCTGCCCGCGCTGAAGTCGGCGATGTACCGCCTCGTGCCCGCGTCGAAGCGCCCCACGTTCATCCGCATCGCCGAGCAGATCATGTCGGCGGTCGGCAAGTTCGTCACGGGCCAGTTCGCGCTCGGCCTCTGCAACGGCATCCTGTCGTTCGTCATGCTGTCGATCGTCGGCTCCGAGCTCGCCGTCGTCTACGCGTTCATCGCCTTCCTCGCCTCGACGATCCCGCTCGTCGGCACCATCACGGCCTCGGTCACGATCTCGCTGCTCGTGCTGCTGCTCGACGGCCCGCAGACGGCGCTGCCCGTCGCGATCTACTACGCGGTCTACATGCAGTTCGAGGCGTACGTGCTGAGCCCGCAGATCATGAACCGCGCCGTGAAGGTGCCGGGTGTCGTCGTCGTGCTCGCGGCCCTCACGGGCGGCACGCTGCTCGGCATCCTCGGCGCGCTCGTCGCCATCCCGGTCGCCGCGGCGATCCAGCTCATCCTCAAGGAAGTCGTCATCCCACGCCAGGACGCGCTCTAG
- a CDS encoding tetratricopeptide repeat protein, protein MTDRLPASMAGAVDLSGLAARHARPAAPQQAAPADGTAAPQGGVGVIVDVGDADFAQIVELSRTVPVVIDIWAEWCGPCKQLTPILERLVTEYAGRIVLAKVDADQNPQLVQAFQAQSIPTVAAVIGGRPAALFTGAIPEAQVVDVLEQVLAFAAQEGVTGRLPVGEPGEPPEEPAEPPLPPLHQEAHDALDRGDLAAAIDAFERAIVANPRDGEAVAGLANVRLLERLQGTTADGIRQAAAEAPDDVAAQMLVADLDVSGGHVDDAFARLLDLVAATTGEQRQDVRLRLVDLFEIVGADDPRVGAARRRLTTLLY, encoded by the coding sequence ATGACCGATCGTCTGCCCGCGTCGATGGCCGGCGCCGTCGACCTCTCCGGCCTCGCGGCGCGCCACGCGCGTCCGGCGGCACCGCAGCAGGCAGCACCCGCCGACGGCACCGCGGCACCGCAGGGCGGCGTCGGCGTGATCGTCGACGTCGGCGACGCCGACTTCGCGCAGATCGTCGAGCTGTCGCGCACCGTGCCCGTCGTCATCGACATCTGGGCCGAGTGGTGCGGGCCGTGCAAGCAGCTCACGCCGATCCTCGAGCGGCTCGTGACCGAGTACGCGGGCCGCATCGTGCTCGCGAAGGTCGACGCCGACCAGAACCCGCAGCTCGTGCAGGCGTTCCAGGCGCAGTCGATCCCGACCGTCGCCGCCGTCATCGGCGGCCGACCCGCCGCGCTCTTCACGGGCGCGATCCCCGAGGCGCAGGTCGTCGACGTGCTCGAGCAGGTGCTCGCGTTCGCGGCCCAGGAGGGCGTCACCGGCCGCCTGCCCGTCGGCGAGCCGGGCGAGCCGCCCGAGGAGCCCGCGGAGCCGCCGCTGCCGCCGCTGCACCAGGAGGCGCACGACGCGCTCGACCGCGGCGACCTCGCCGCGGCAATCGACGCGTTCGAGCGGGCGATCGTCGCGAACCCGCGTGACGGCGAGGCCGTCGCGGGCCTGGCGAACGTGCGGCTGCTCGAGCGCCTGCAGGGCACGACGGCCGACGGCATCCGCCAGGCGGCCGCCGAGGCACCCGACGACGTCGCGGCGCAGATGCTCGTCGCCGACCTCGACGTCTCGGGCGGTCACGTCGACGACGCGTTCGCGCGCCTGCTCGACCTCGTCGCGGCGACGACGGGGGAGCAGCGCCAGGACGTGCGCCTGCGCCTCGTCGACCTCTTCGAGATCGTCGGCGCCGACGACCCGCGCGTCGGTGCGGCGCGTCGCCGCCTGACGACGCTGCTCTACTGA
- a CDS encoding TIGR03086 family metal-binding protein, with translation MTTIDATLDGLLHDLQRMIGAVDDWHAATPCAEWDAGALVDHLVVDLRNFAAGMRGEEVDWAAATATNDDRAAAFAEAADDLRAAYADGLDAQVDWQLGELATHAWDLAAATGTSTSDLDPAAAERGLAFVSANLTDERRGSAFAPAVEPAADADAYGRLAAFAGRSA, from the coding sequence ATGACGACGATCGACGCGACCCTCGACGGACTGCTGCACGACCTGCAGCGCATGATCGGCGCGGTCGACGACTGGCATGCGGCGACGCCGTGCGCCGAGTGGGATGCCGGCGCGCTCGTCGACCACCTCGTCGTCGACCTGCGCAACTTCGCCGCGGGGATGCGCGGCGAGGAGGTCGACTGGGCGGCCGCGACGGCGACGAACGACGACCGCGCGGCCGCGTTCGCCGAGGCAGCGGACGACCTGCGCGCCGCCTACGCCGACGGCCTCGACGCCCAGGTCGACTGGCAGCTCGGCGAGCTCGCGACGCACGCGTGGGACCTCGCGGCAGCGACGGGCACGTCGACGAGCGACCTCGACCCGGCCGCGGCCGAGCGCGGCCTCGCGTTCGTCTCGGCGAACCTCACCGACGAGCGGCGCGGCTCGGCGTTCGCTCCCGCCGTCGAGCCCGCTGCCGACGCGGATGCGTACGGCAGGCTCGCGGCGTTCGCGGGCCGCAGCGCCTAG
- the glgB gene encoding 1,4-alpha-glucan branching protein GlgB: MTTTIDDATLEQLSVGSHPAPHDLLGAHPDGDDHVVRVVRRLARTVEALPEGADAVPLTHVAHGVWEGTVPGPVVPYRVRTTYDDGVGHEAEDPYRFLPTVGELDAHLWHEGRHEQAWEVLGSHVREHQGVAGTSFAVWAPNARAARVIGDANGWDGTMHAMRSMGASGIWELFVPGVGPGDAYKYELLTHDGWVRRADPFARFTEVPPATASKTGVSTFEWSDDEWMHARAQSDPHTGPMSVYELHFGSWRPGLSYREMADPLIAYLDETGFTHVEFLPLAEHPFGGSWGYQVTGYYAPTSRFGHPDDLKYLVDRLHGAGYGVIVDWVPAHFPKDEWALARFDGTPLFEHGDPRRGEQLDWGTNVFDFGRSEVRNFLVANAVFWLEEFHVDGLRVDAVASMLYLDYSRAEGQWLPNEHGGRENLEAISLLQEVNATAYKRCPGIVMIAEESTSWPGVTRPTDQGGLGFGLKWNMGWMHDTLRYMQVDPMYRSHHHHDITFSFLYAFSEAFTLPISHDEVVHGKGSLLGKMPGDHWQQLASVRAYLTFMWAHPGKQLLFMGQEFGQPSEWSEARGLDWWILDQPAHQCLLRLVGRLNRVYREHEALWGRDSEPAGFEWIDGGNSSDNVVAFLRHGHDGRPIAAIHNFSGKPVHDYRIGLPEAGAWTELVNSDATEYGGSGVGNLGTVHATDEAFGGRPASATLTIPPLAGLLLTPAR, encoded by the coding sequence ATGACGACGACGATCGACGACGCCACGCTCGAGCAGCTCAGCGTCGGCTCGCACCCCGCGCCGCACGACCTGCTGGGCGCGCATCCCGACGGCGACGACCACGTCGTGCGCGTCGTGCGCAGGCTCGCCCGCACCGTCGAGGCGCTGCCCGAGGGCGCGGATGCCGTGCCGCTCACGCACGTCGCCCACGGGGTGTGGGAGGGCACCGTGCCCGGCCCCGTCGTGCCGTACCGCGTGCGCACGACGTACGACGACGGCGTCGGCCACGAGGCCGAGGATCCGTACCGCTTCCTGCCGACCGTCGGCGAGCTCGACGCGCACCTGTGGCACGAGGGCAGGCACGAGCAGGCGTGGGAGGTGCTGGGCAGCCACGTGCGCGAGCACCAGGGCGTCGCGGGCACGTCGTTCGCGGTCTGGGCGCCCAATGCGCGCGCGGCGCGCGTCATCGGCGACGCCAACGGCTGGGACGGCACGATGCACGCGATGCGCTCGATGGGCGCGAGCGGCATCTGGGAGCTCTTCGTGCCCGGCGTCGGCCCCGGCGACGCGTACAAGTACGAGCTGCTCACGCACGACGGCTGGGTGCGCCGCGCCGACCCGTTCGCGCGCTTCACCGAGGTGCCGCCCGCGACGGCGTCGAAGACGGGCGTCTCGACGTTCGAGTGGAGCGACGACGAGTGGATGCACGCTCGCGCGCAGTCCGACCCGCACACGGGCCCCATGTCGGTGTACGAGCTGCACTTCGGCTCGTGGCGCCCCGGCCTCTCGTACCGTGAGATGGCCGATCCGCTCATCGCCTACCTCGACGAGACGGGCTTCACGCACGTCGAGTTCCTGCCGCTCGCAGAGCATCCGTTCGGCGGCTCGTGGGGCTACCAGGTCACGGGCTACTACGCGCCGACGAGCCGGTTCGGGCATCCCGACGACCTCAAGTACCTCGTCGACCGCCTGCACGGCGCCGGCTACGGCGTCATCGTCGACTGGGTGCCCGCGCACTTCCCGAAGGACGAGTGGGCGCTCGCGCGCTTCGACGGCACGCCGCTGTTCGAGCACGGCGACCCCCGCCGCGGCGAGCAGCTCGACTGGGGCACGAACGTCTTCGACTTCGGTCGCAGCGAGGTGCGCAACTTCCTCGTCGCGAACGCGGTGTTCTGGCTCGAGGAGTTCCACGTCGACGGCCTGCGCGTCGACGCCGTCGCATCGATGCTCTACCTCGACTACTCGCGCGCCGAGGGGCAGTGGCTGCCCAACGAGCACGGCGGGCGCGAGAACCTCGAGGCGATCTCGCTGCTGCAGGAGGTCAACGCCACCGCGTACAAGCGCTGCCCCGGCATCGTGATGATCGCCGAGGAGTCGACGTCGTGGCCGGGCGTCACCCGGCCGACCGACCAGGGCGGGCTCGGCTTCGGGCTCAAGTGGAACATGGGCTGGATGCACGACACGCTCCGGTACATGCAGGTCGACCCCATGTACCGGTCGCACCACCACCACGACATCACCTTCTCGTTCCTCTACGCGTTCTCGGAGGCGTTCACGCTGCCGATCAGCCACGACGAGGTCGTGCACGGCAAGGGCTCGCTGCTGGGCAAGATGCCCGGCGACCACTGGCAGCAGCTCGCGTCGGTGCGCGCGTACCTCACGTTCATGTGGGCGCATCCCGGCAAGCAGCTGCTCTTCATGGGGCAGGAGTTCGGGCAGCCGAGCGAGTGGAGCGAGGCGCGCGGCCTCGACTGGTGGATCCTCGACCAGCCGGCGCACCAGTGCCTCCTGCGACTCGTGGGGCGCCTCAACCGGGTCTACCGCGAGCACGAGGCGCTCTGGGGTCGCGACTCCGAGCCCGCGGGCTTCGAGTGGATCGACGGCGGCAACTCGTCCGACAACGTCGTGGCGTTCCTGCGCCACGGTCACGACGGCCGGCCGATCGCGGCGATCCACAACTTCTCGGGCAAGCCCGTGCACGACTACCGCATCGGCCTGCCCGAGGCTGGCGCGTGGACGGAGCTCGTGAACTCGGATGCGACGGAGTACGGCGGCTCGGGCGTCGGCAACCTCGGCACGGTGCACGCCACCGACGAGGCGTTCGGCGGCCGTCCGGCGTCTGCGACGCTCACGATCCCGCCACTCGCCGGTCTGCTCCTCACGCCCGCTCGCTGA
- a CDS encoding alpha-1,4-glucan--maltose-1-phosphate maltosyltransferase, giving the protein MPPSAPRPASGATTAAPAASPDPRTQVHTGRIPVRDLFPVIPGSPHPAKAVVGEVVPFSATVFREGHDQIGATLVLTAPSGAVHREPMHLVAPGTDRYSALAAIDEQGMWTWHVEGWSDDWGTWLHDAEIKIGAGIDVELMLEIGARLMERSIAEADGPASLADVAAVLRDETQVPDDRWAAATTATVRAQLQAHPPRALVSASDEVPLKVERTKALVGSWYEFFPRSEGARKTADGWVSGTFQTAKARIPGVAAMGFDVLYLPPIHPIGEVNRKGPNNTLTPAPGDPGSPWAIGSKDGGHDAIHPDLGTIDDLRDFVAEAQAHGIEVALDFALQCAPDHPWVVEHPDWFTQLPDGTIAFAENPPKKYQDIYPVNFDHDPAGIAHETVRLLEQWVDCGVQIFRVDNPHTKPVWFWEWVIREMTDRHPDVMFHAEAFTRPAMMQTLAQVGFQQSVTYYAWRNTKEELAEYLAEVSGEQAAWFRPNFWTNTPDILTEFLQFGGVPAYKIRAAIAATAVPSWAVYAGYELIEDVARPGSEENVDNEKYEYKERDWARAERLGTSIAPYLTRLNAIRAAHPALQQLRNLTVHWSDDDGVLVFSKHLDGRFTPSGEPDTIVVVANVDPHSVRQTMVHLDLAALGLEPGSTFEVHDLVTDQVWEWGDDAFVRLDAFVEPVHILHVRHP; this is encoded by the coding sequence CTGCCGCCGTCGGCACCGCGGCCCGCGTCCGGGGCCACGACAGCCGCGCCCGCCGCCTCGCCCGACCCGCGCACGCAGGTGCACACGGGCCGCATCCCCGTGCGCGACCTGTTCCCCGTCATCCCCGGCTCGCCGCATCCGGCGAAGGCCGTCGTCGGCGAGGTCGTGCCGTTCTCGGCCACGGTGTTCCGCGAGGGTCACGACCAGATCGGCGCGACGCTCGTGCTCACGGCCCCCTCTGGCGCCGTGCACCGCGAGCCCATGCACCTCGTCGCGCCCGGCACCGACCGCTACTCGGCGCTCGCCGCGATCGACGAGCAGGGCATGTGGACGTGGCACGTCGAGGGCTGGAGCGACGACTGGGGCACGTGGCTGCACGACGCCGAGATCAAGATCGGCGCCGGCATCGACGTCGAGCTCATGCTCGAGATCGGCGCCCGCCTCATGGAGCGATCGATCGCCGAGGCTGACGGCCCCGCGAGCCTCGCCGACGTCGCCGCCGTGCTGCGCGACGAGACGCAGGTGCCCGACGACCGCTGGGCCGCCGCGACCACCGCGACCGTGCGCGCGCAGCTGCAGGCGCATCCGCCGCGAGCGCTCGTCTCGGCCTCCGACGAGGTGCCGCTCAAGGTCGAGCGCACGAAGGCGCTCGTCGGCTCCTGGTACGAGTTCTTCCCCCGCTCCGAGGGCGCGCGCAAGACGGCGGACGGATGGGTGTCCGGCACCTTCCAGACCGCGAAGGCGCGCATCCCCGGCGTCGCCGCCATGGGCTTCGACGTGCTCTACCTGCCGCCGATCCACCCGATCGGCGAGGTGAACCGCAAGGGACCGAACAACACGCTCACCCCGGCGCCCGGCGACCCCGGCAGCCCGTGGGCCATCGGCTCGAAGGACGGCGGCCACGACGCCATCCACCCCGACCTCGGCACGATCGACGACCTGCGCGACTTCGTCGCCGAGGCGCAGGCGCACGGCATCGAGGTGGCGCTCGACTTCGCGCTGCAGTGCGCACCCGACCACCCGTGGGTCGTCGAGCACCCCGACTGGTTCACGCAGCTGCCCGACGGCACGATCGCGTTCGCCGAGAATCCGCCGAAGAAGTACCAGGACATCTACCCGGTCAACTTCGACCACGACCCCGCCGGCATCGCGCACGAGACCGTGCGCCTGCTCGAGCAGTGGGTCGACTGCGGCGTGCAGATCTTCCGCGTCGACAACCCGCACACGAAGCCCGTGTGGTTCTGGGAGTGGGTCATCCGCGAGATGACCGACCGCCACCCCGACGTCATGTTCCACGCCGAGGCGTTCACGCGCCCTGCGATGATGCAGACGCTCGCACAGGTCGGCTTCCAGCAGTCGGTGACGTACTACGCGTGGCGCAACACCAAGGAGGAGCTCGCCGAGTACCTCGCCGAGGTGTCGGGCGAGCAGGCGGCGTGGTTCCGCCCGAACTTCTGGACGAACACGCCCGACATCCTCACGGAGTTCCTGCAGTTCGGCGGCGTGCCGGCGTACAAGATCCGGGCGGCGATCGCCGCGACGGCCGTGCCGTCGTGGGCGGTCTACGCCGGCTACGAGCTCATCGAGGACGTCGCGCGCCCCGGCTCCGAGGAGAACGTCGACAACGAGAAGTACGAGTACAAGGAGCGCGACTGGGCCAGGGCCGAGCGCCTCGGCACGTCGATCGCGCCGTACCTCACGCGACTCAACGCCATCCGCGCCGCGCATCCCGCGCTGCAGCAGCTGCGCAACCTCACGGTGCACTGGAGCGACGACGACGGCGTGCTCGTGTTCTCCAAGCATCTCGACGGCCGCTTCACCCCGTCGGGCGAGCCGGACACCATCGTCGTCGTCGCCAACGTCGACCCGCACTCGGTGCGGCAGACGATGGTGCACCTCGACCTCGCCGCCCTGGGCCTCGAGCCCGGCTCGACCTTCGAGGTCCACGACCTCGTGACCGATCAGGTGTGGGAGTGGGGCGACGACGCGTTCGTGCGCCTCGACGCCTTCGTCGAGCCCGTCCACATCCTGCACGTGAGGCACCCATGA
- the glgP gene encoding alpha-glucan family phosphorylase — MKAIRTFTVRSSLPESLRPLEALATNLRWSWHEPTRELFREVSLDAWRGAGHDPIQLLGRVGQERIAELAADEGFVGRVHALAQDLDDYLSQARWYQSLDGAPRSIGYFSPEFGITSALPQYSGGLGILAGDHLKAASDLGIPIVGVGLFYQAGYFRQAISSEGWQQESYPVLDPDGLPLTVLRGDDGAPVLVTLALPGGRTLHARIWEARVGRVPLLLLDTNVRDNAPELRGVADRLYGGGGEHRLVQELLLGIGGVRALAAYAERTGGEMPEVYHSNEGHAGFLGLERIGALVADGLSFAEALRVVRAGTVFTTHTPVPAGIDRFDASLVRAHFATGELVPGIDADDVLALGAEATEGVFNMAHLGFALAQRANGVSRLHGSVSREMFGALWPGFDADDVPIGSVTNGVHAATWTSPHLKRLAAEVLGASDTTKADWGSEALADDMLWAVRRDMRQQLVTEARTRTRRQHERNQGAAPAWVDRLLDPDVLTIGFARRVPTYKRLTLMLHDRERLRALLTHPERPVQLVIAGKSHPADEQGKQLIQELVRFGQDPAVRERIVFLEDYDISMAKTLYPGCDVWLNNPLRPLEACGTSGMKAALNGSLNLSILDGWWDEYHDEQNGWAIPSANERVDAATRDALEATALYDLIEHQVAPRFYRRDERGLPRDWIASIRHTLETMSPELSAERMLQQYVRDLYAPAAVAERAVSADDYAPARELAAWTARVRDAFGGVRVLHVEIDGVDSPPVVGDSIDVRAYVELGTLQPDDVRVEVVGGRMGDGGELYDTRRFALAHEGASASADRFAATLPVLRAGTFGYAVRVVPAHDLLSSPAELGLVAVAG; from the coding sequence GTGAAGGCCATCCGCACGTTCACCGTCCGATCGTCGCTGCCGGAGTCGCTGCGCCCCCTCGAGGCGCTCGCGACGAACCTGCGATGGTCGTGGCACGAGCCCACGCGCGAGCTGTTCCGCGAGGTGTCGCTCGACGCCTGGCGCGGCGCCGGGCACGACCCCATCCAGCTGCTCGGACGCGTCGGCCAGGAGCGCATCGCCGAGCTTGCCGCCGACGAGGGATTCGTCGGCCGCGTGCACGCACTCGCGCAGGACCTCGACGACTACCTCAGCCAGGCGCGCTGGTACCAGTCGCTCGACGGTGCCCCGCGCTCGATCGGCTACTTCTCGCCCGAGTTCGGCATCACGAGCGCCCTGCCGCAGTACTCCGGCGGCCTGGGCATCCTCGCCGGCGACCACCTGAAGGCCGCGAGCGACCTCGGCATCCCCATCGTGGGCGTCGGCCTGTTCTACCAGGCGGGCTACTTCCGCCAGGCGATCTCGAGCGAGGGCTGGCAGCAGGAGTCGTACCCCGTGCTCGACCCCGATGGTCTGCCGCTCACGGTGCTGCGCGGCGACGACGGCGCCCCCGTGCTCGTCACGCTCGCGCTGCCAGGCGGTCGCACGCTGCACGCGCGCATCTGGGAGGCGCGCGTCGGCCGCGTGCCGCTGCTGCTGCTCGACACGAACGTGCGCGACAACGCCCCCGAGCTGCGCGGCGTCGCCGACCGGCTCTACGGCGGCGGCGGCGAGCACCGCCTCGTGCAGGAGCTGCTGCTGGGCATCGGCGGCGTGCGCGCGCTCGCGGCCTACGCCGAGCGCACGGGCGGCGAGATGCCCGAGGTCTACCACTCGAACGAGGGCCACGCGGGCTTCCTGGGGCTCGAGCGCATCGGCGCGCTCGTCGCCGACGGCCTGTCGTTCGCCGAGGCGCTGCGCGTCGTGCGGGCGGGCACGGTCTTCACGACCCACACGCCCGTGCCCGCCGGGATCGACCGGTTCGACGCATCCCTCGTGCGCGCGCACTTCGCCACCGGCGAGCTCGTGCCCGGCATCGACGCCGACGACGTGCTCGCGCTCGGCGCCGAGGCGACCGAGGGCGTGTTCAACATGGCGCACCTCGGCTTCGCGCTCGCGCAGCGCGCCAACGGCGTCTCGAGGCTGCACGGCAGCGTCTCGCGCGAGATGTTCGGCGCGCTGTGGCCGGGCTTCGACGCCGACGACGTGCCGATCGGCTCGGTCACGAACGGCGTGCACGCCGCGACGTGGACGTCGCCGCACCTCAAGCGCCTCGCCGCCGAGGTGCTCGGCGCGAGCGACACGACGAAGGCCGACTGGGGCTCGGAGGCGCTCGCCGACGACATGCTGTGGGCCGTGCGCCGCGACATGCGGCAGCAGCTCGTCACCGAGGCGCGCACGCGCACGCGGCGCCAGCACGAGCGCAACCAGGGCGCCGCGCCGGCGTGGGTCGACCGGCTCCTCGACCCCGACGTGCTCACGATCGGGTTCGCGCGCCGCGTGCCGACGTACAAGCGGCTCACGCTCATGCTCCACGACCGCGAGCGCCTGCGGGCCCTGCTCACGCATCCCGAGCGCCCCGTGCAGCTCGTCATCGCCGGCAAGTCGCACCCTGCCGACGAGCAGGGCAAGCAGCTCATCCAGGAGCTCGTGCGGTTCGGGCAGGACCCGGCGGTGCGCGAGCGCATCGTCTTCCTCGAGGACTACGACATCTCCATGGCGAAGACGCTCTACCCGGGCTGCGACGTGTGGCTCAACAACCCGCTGCGGCCGCTCGAGGCGTGCGGCACGAGCGGCATGAAGGCCGCGCTCAACGGCTCGCTCAACCTGTCGATCCTCGACGGCTGGTGGGACGAGTACCACGACGAGCAGAACGGCTGGGCGATCCCGTCGGCCAACGAGCGCGTGGATGCGGCGACGCGCGACGCGCTCGAGGCGACCGCGCTGTACGACCTCATCGAGCACCAGGTGGCGCCGCGGTTCTACCGCCGCGACGAGCGCGGGCTGCCGCGCGACTGGATCGCCTCGATCCGCCACACGCTCGAGACCATGAGCCCCGAGCTGAGTGCCGAGCGGATGCTGCAGCAGTACGTGCGCGACCTGTACGCGCCCGCCGCGGTGGCAGAGCGCGCCGTGTCGGCCGATGACTACGCGCCTGCGCGCGAGCTCGCGGCGTGGACGGCTCGGGTGCGCGACGCGTTCGGCGGCGTGCGCGTGCTGCACGTCGAGATCGACGGCGTCGACAGCCCGCCGGTCGTGGGCGACTCGATCGACGTGCGCGCCTACGTCGAGCTGGGCACGCTGCAGCCCGACGACGTGCGCGTCGAGGTCGTGGGCGGCCGCATGGGCGACGGCGGCGAGCTCTACGACACGCGCCGCTTCGCGCTGGCGCACGAGGGCGCGTCGGCCTCGGCCGACCGCTTCGCCGCCACGCTGCCGGTGCTGCGCGCCGGCACGTTCGGCTACGCCGTGCGCGTCGTGCCCGCGCACGACCTGCTGTCGTCGCCCGCCGAGCTGGGGCTCGTGGCGGTCGCGGGCTGA